The genomic stretch TGACAGCAAGAAACTCGCCCTCAGGGAGGGCGAGACTGACATCGGTCAGAATGGGGTTCTCACCGTAGGAAAATCGTAAATCAGTTATTTCAATTGCGTTCATTTATTTTTTCAGCACCTTTGCCAGAACTTCTGAAACATGAATAAGGTTGCTGCTCCACTCGTATGCCAGAGGGTCGATCTCGACTACCTCCCCCTTTATGGAAACGGCTATTGCCTGCGCACTCTTTTTGGAGAACTGGGGCTGAACAAAAACAACCCTTATTCCGCGCTCTTTAGCATAACCTATGAGTTCCTTAAGCTGAGCAGGCTTCGGTTCCTTGCCTTCCACCTCAACAGCTACCTGACGGAGGTTATACTTGCTTGCGAAATATCCCCATGACGGATGAAAAACCATGAAGGGAGCATCCTTGGGCACATTTTTCAGGTTTGTGCGTATCTTGGCGTCTGTCTCATCTATCTCCCTGAGAAGAGAGGCGAGATTCGCATCATAAACATTTTTTCCGGCGGGGTCTATCTCTGAGAAGGTTTTCGCCATGAGACGCGCCATTACTTTCATATTATCAGGAGAAAGCCAGATATGCGGGTCAAGTTCGCCGTGGTCATGGTGATGGTGCTCTTCTTCACCGTGTCCGTGTTCTTCACCGTGGTGATGGTCGTCTTCTATGATCTCGCCGGAAATCGGCTGTCTGTGGGCGGCGTCAGCGCAGTCCACATGCTTTATCTTCTTATTAGCGGATAAGAGTTTTTCAAGCCACACATCCTCAAAGGAGAGATCTATGGAGAAATATACCTGAGCCTTTGATATAAAAACCATCTGCTGAGGCTTAGGTTCATAATTATGAGGGTTTGAGCCCTTGCCCACAACAGCCATAGTCTCGAAACGGCCGCCTGTTATCTTGTCCGCAAGGTATTTCTGGGGGATTATGCTCACTGCCGCTTTAAAATCTGCGGCGAAGGCCGATGCCGAGAACAGCATAAAAAGTCCGGTAATCATTGCAATGATGCGCATTTTTCACATACTCCTTTAATGTCGAGCGAAACAGAGGCGATGCGGAACCCTTTGCCCACACGCCCTAAAATAAGCCCTTCCTCAAATGTAAGCGGTTCGAGGCAGTAAACCTGTCCGCACTCCCCGCAGTGAAAGTGGGGATGAACAGGGTTGTGCTCGCACGCTTTTTCATAGAAGGAGGTTCCCGAATCACCGGTAATTTCCCTGATAAGTCCCTTTTCAAGGAGGAGGGAAATCACGCGGTACACCGTAACGAGGTCTACGCTCCCCTTTTCTGTTGCCATCTCATGCAAATCTTTTGCACTGACAGGACGCTCCGCAGCAAGAATCAGAGAGAGTATAAGCTCCCGTCTTTCAGTAATTTTAAGTTTTTTTGATCTGAGCAGATCTGATGCTACACATACTGACATAAACAAACGATAAGCATTTTGCAAATGATTTGCAAGCCGGATTTATTAAGATAAGAATTTATATTGAACCAAGCATCACTGTTTGCAGTTCCGCGGAAACACCCGGAAAAGCCAGCAACTCCAAGGATGGAGTTTCGCCGTGCGGAGCGAAGGTTTGATCTGCAAACCAGCTTGTTGACAAAGTCTTTTTAGAAATGAAGAAGTCTATACTTGTATAAATCCTCCCCCGCCCTCCTTTACAAAAGGAGGGTGTTTTTCTTTTTGCACACAACAACTTCCCCCTTTGCAAAGGGGGACAGAGGGGGATTTTTACAGATATGAACAAGTCAGTTAATGTGTTTGTCACCAGTCTGGATTTGCTCTGCAAACTGCGGGCATGTATCCAGAATTTCCAAGGATGGCAAATTTTGGATCATAAAAACAGAGATTGCTTCACCCTTTCAGGGTTCGCAATGACAGCAGTTTACGTCACTGCGAGGAGCAAAGCGACGTGGCAGTCTCAGTTCTTGCTTTTTGCACACAACAACTTCCCCCTTTGCAAAGGGGGACTGAGGGGAATTTTTACAGATATGAACAAGTCAGTTAATGTGTTTGTCACCAGTCTGGATTTGCTCTGCAAACTGCGGGCATGTATCCAGAATTTCCAAGGATGGCAAATTTTGGATCATAAAAACAGAGATTGCTTCACCCTTTCAGGGTTCGCAATGACAGCAGTTTACGTCACTGCGAGGAGCAAAGCGACGTGGCAGTCTCAGTTCTTGCTTTTTGCACACAACAACTTCCCCCTTTGCAAAGGGGGA from Geovibrio ferrireducens encodes the following:
- a CDS encoding metal ABC transporter solute-binding protein, Zn/Mn family, which encodes MRIIAMITGLFMLFSASAFAADFKAAVSIIPQKYLADKITGGRFETMAVVGKGSNPHNYEPKPQQMVFISKAQVYFSIDLSFEDVWLEKLLSANKKIKHVDCADAAHRQPISGEIIEDDHHHGEEHGHGEEEHHHHDHGELDPHIWLSPDNMKVMARLMAKTFSEIDPAGKNVYDANLASLLREIDETDAKIRTNLKNVPKDAPFMVFHPSWGYFASKYNLRQVAVEVEGKEPKPAQLKELIGYAKERGIRVVFVQPQFSKKSAQAIAVSIKGEVVEIDPLAYEWSSNLIHVSEVLAKVLKK
- a CDS encoding Fur family transcriptional regulator, which produces MSVCVASDLLRSKKLKITERRELILSLILAAERPVSAKDLHEMATEKGSVDLVTVYRVISLLLEKGLIREITGDSGTSFYEKACEHNPVHPHFHCGECGQVYCLEPLTFEEGLILGRVGKGFRIASVSLDIKGVCEKCASLQ